A window from Neobacillus sp. PS3-40 encodes these proteins:
- a CDS encoding formate/nitrite transporter family protein — translation MAYNSPEKIVEITINNGVKKSKFPLSQSLILGFQAGAFIALGYLLCVRTTATLTGDLAGLSSLIGGAVFPIGLILTLLAGGELLTGNMMVMPLARYAKKINTKQVIKNWFFITISNFIGAIFVAYFFGHLIGLTETGPYLAKTVATAGLKIHTTFMQAFLSGIGCNYLVTAAVWLCYGAEDITGKVFGIWVPTMTFVAVGFQHVVANMFIIPAAIFAGHFTWMDYLHNFIPVFLGNAVGGSVFISMAYWYAFKKKESSIKQSNDFLTSKKGA, via the coding sequence ATGGCCTACAATTCACCAGAAAAAATAGTCGAAATTACAATAAATAATGGAGTGAAGAAATCAAAATTTCCTCTATCACAATCTCTTATTTTAGGATTCCAAGCAGGCGCATTTATTGCGTTAGGTTATTTGCTTTGCGTTCGGACAACAGCAACATTAACTGGAGATTTGGCCGGATTAAGTAGTTTGATAGGTGGTGCTGTATTTCCAATCGGGCTCATTCTTACTTTACTTGCAGGTGGAGAACTTCTGACGGGGAATATGATGGTTATGCCTCTAGCCAGGTATGCAAAAAAAATTAACACAAAACAAGTGATAAAGAATTGGTTCTTTATAACAATTAGTAACTTTATTGGGGCTATTTTTGTTGCCTATTTTTTCGGGCATTTGATTGGCTTGACAGAAACAGGACCTTACTTAGCAAAAACTGTTGCTACTGCTGGACTGAAAATACACACAACGTTTATGCAAGCATTTCTTTCCGGAATTGGCTGTAATTATTTAGTTACCGCGGCTGTATGGCTTTGCTACGGTGCAGAAGATATCACCGGAAAAGTTTTCGGTATCTGGGTTCCAACCATGACCTTTGTTGCTGTTGGATTCCAGCACGTTGTCGCCAATATGTTTATCATTCCCGCTGCTATTTTTGCAGGTCACTTTACTTGGATGGATTATTTACACAATTTTATCCCTGTATTCTTAGGAAATGCCGTTGGTGGAAGCGTATTCATCTCGATGGCCTACTGGTATGCCTTTAAGAAAAAGGAATCTAGCATTAAGCAGTCAAATGATTTTCTTACTTCAAAAAAAGGTGCGTAG